From Psychrobacillus sp. FSL K6-2836, a single genomic window includes:
- a CDS encoding YslB family protein yields the protein MNEKEHSHVTSFGYELIRDHVLTSILGKHEKDILYWAGKDLARKFPLYSMEEAVTFFNEAGWGTLHLEKTTKDSTFYTLSTYNLPQSGQSRSHRLEAGFLAEQQQKLTGYLTECYDEEVKKNGLVSLQIKWDSKTKG from the coding sequence TTGAATGAAAAGGAACATTCACATGTAACTTCCTTTGGATATGAGTTAATAAGAGACCACGTGCTTACTTCTATTCTCGGAAAACATGAAAAAGATATATTATATTGGGCTGGAAAAGATTTAGCTCGAAAATTCCCCCTTTATTCGATGGAAGAAGCCGTCACGTTTTTCAATGAAGCTGGTTGGGGCACTTTACATTTAGAAAAAACAACAAAAGATTCTACTTTCTATACGTTAAGTACATATAATCTACCTCAGAGTGGACAGAGCAGAAGTCACCGATTAGAAGCAGGTTTTTTAGCTGAACAACAACAAAAGCTTACTGGCTATTTAACCGAATGTTACGACGAGGAAGTTAAAAAGAACGGCTTAGTCTCTTTACAGATAAAATGGGATTCTAAAACTAAAGGGTAA
- a CDS encoding succinate dehydrogenase cytochrome b558 subunit produces the protein MSKEREFYWRRLHSLLGIIPVGLFLTQHLVVNHFATRGAEAFNSATHFMESLPFKLLLEIFVIYLPLMFHAFYGIYIAFTAKNNPKNFGTLRNYLFILQRFTGIFLVVFIAWHVFETRFQAAIGAKEVNFNMMEEILSNPWMLGFYIVGVISATFHLANGIWSFLVSWGITQSARSQQIATYVTLIIFLALSVVGVQALLAFV, from the coding sequence TTGTCGAAGGAGCGCGAATTTTATTGGCGTCGACTGCATTCCTTACTAGGTATTATTCCTGTAGGTTTGTTTTTAACGCAGCATTTAGTAGTAAACCATTTTGCTACAAGAGGTGCAGAAGCATTTAATAGTGCAACTCACTTTATGGAGAGTCTACCATTTAAGTTATTGTTAGAAATCTTCGTAATATATCTACCATTAATGTTCCATGCATTTTACGGAATTTATATTGCATTCACTGCAAAAAATAATCCGAAAAACTTTGGTACATTAAGAAACTATTTATTTATTTTGCAACGCTTTACTGGAATTTTCCTTGTAGTATTTATTGCATGGCATGTTTTTGAAACACGTTTCCAAGCTGCTATTGGAGCAAAAGAAGTTAACTTTAACATGATGGAAGAGATCTTATCTAATCCATGGATGTTAGGTTTCTATATCGTAGGTGTTATTTCGGCTACATTCCATTTAGCTAACGGTATTTGGTCATTCTTAGTTAGCTGGGGTATTACACAATCTGCAAGATCACAACAAATTGCAACTTACGTAACATTAATAATCTTCTTAGCGTTATCTGTAGTTGGCGTACAAGCTCTTCTAGCATTCGTTTAA
- the sdhA gene encoding succinate dehydrogenase flavoprotein subunit produces the protein MAKSKLIVVGGGLAGLMATMKAAEDGTHVDLFSIVPVKRSHSVCAQGGINGAVNTKGEGDSPAVHLDDTIYGGDFLANQKPVKAMADAAPGIISLFDRMGVMFNRTPEGLLDFRRFGGTMMHRTAFAGATTGQQLLYALDEQVRRFEVDGLVTKFEGWEFLGIIKDNEGVCRGIKAQNLLTMEIRAFRGDAVIMATGGPGIIFGKTTNSIINTGSAASIVYQQGAYYANGEFIQIHPTAIPGDDKLRLMSESARGEGGRIWTYKDGKPWYFLEEKYPAYGNLVPRDIATREIFDVCVNQKLGINGENMVYLDLSHKDPHELDVKLGGIIEIYEKFTGDDPRKVPMKIFPAVHYSMGGLWVDDDQMTNIPGLFAAGECDFSQHGANRLGANSLLSAVFGGSVAGPNAVKYMSHLKTHAVDMDDSIFEAELKLEQEKWDKVMSMKGTENAYLLHKELGEWMTDNVTVVRYNDKLEATDKKIQELLERFENINMDDTQQWSNQGASFTRQLKNMLYLARVITLGALNRNESRGAHYKPDFPERNDEEFLKTTMAKFDPATGAPVLHYEEVDISLIAPRKRDYSAKGDN, from the coding sequence ATGGCAAAAAGTAAACTGATTGTTGTCGGCGGTGGATTAGCTGGCTTGATGGCAACAATGAAAGCTGCCGAGGATGGCACGCACGTAGATCTATTTTCAATAGTACCTGTAAAACGTTCACACTCTGTTTGTGCACAAGGCGGTATTAACGGAGCTGTAAATACAAAAGGTGAAGGAGATTCTCCAGCAGTACATTTAGATGATACTATATATGGTGGAGATTTCTTAGCAAACCAAAAACCAGTAAAAGCAATGGCAGATGCAGCACCTGGGATTATTAGTTTATTTGACAGAATGGGTGTTATGTTCAACCGTACACCTGAAGGATTATTAGATTTCCGTCGTTTTGGTGGTACAATGATGCACCGTACAGCATTTGCTGGTGCAACAACTGGCCAACAATTACTTTATGCACTAGACGAGCAAGTTCGTCGTTTTGAAGTAGACGGTTTAGTAACAAAATTCGAAGGATGGGAATTCCTTGGAATTATTAAAGATAACGAAGGCGTATGTCGTGGTATTAAAGCGCAAAACCTTCTAACAATGGAAATTCGTGCGTTCCGCGGAGATGCAGTTATTATGGCTACTGGTGGCCCTGGAATTATTTTCGGGAAAACTACTAACTCTATCATCAATACTGGTTCTGCTGCTTCAATCGTATATCAACAAGGTGCTTATTATGCAAACGGAGAATTTATCCAAATTCACCCAACTGCAATCCCTGGTGACGATAAACTACGTTTGATGTCAGAATCTGCACGTGGTGAGGGTGGACGTATTTGGACATACAAAGACGGTAAACCTTGGTACTTCCTAGAAGAAAAATATCCTGCCTACGGTAACTTAGTTCCACGTGATATTGCAACACGTGAAATCTTTGACGTATGTGTTAACCAAAAGCTAGGTATTAATGGAGAAAACATGGTTTATCTAGATCTTTCACACAAGGATCCACATGAACTAGACGTTAAACTTGGTGGTATCATTGAAATTTACGAGAAATTCACTGGTGATGACCCTCGTAAAGTTCCAATGAAAATTTTCCCTGCAGTTCACTATTCAATGGGCGGACTATGGGTCGATGATGATCAAATGACGAATATTCCAGGATTATTTGCTGCTGGAGAATGTGATTTTTCACAGCATGGTGCTAACCGTTTAGGAGCTAACTCCTTACTTTCAGCTGTTTTCGGCGGAAGTGTTGCAGGACCAAATGCAGTTAAATATATGAGTCATCTTAAAACTCATGCAGTTGATATGGATGATTCTATCTTTGAAGCTGAACTAAAACTGGAACAAGAGAAATGGGACAAAGTTATGTCTATGAAAGGTACGGAAAATGCGTACTTACTTCATAAAGAACTTGGTGAATGGATGACGGATAACGTAACTGTTGTTCGTTATAATGATAAATTAGAAGCAACTGATAAGAAAATTCAAGAGCTTTTAGAGCGTTTTGAAAATATTAATATGGATGACACGCAACAATGGTCTAACCAAGGCGCATCATTTACTCGTCAGTTAAAAAATATGTTATATTTAGCACGTGTTATTACATTAGGTGCGCTTAATCGTAATGAAAGCCGTGGAGCGCATTACAAGCCTGACTTCCCAGAGCGTAATGATGAAGAGTTCTTGAAAACAACGATGGCGAAATTTGATCCAGCTACAGGGGCTCCAGTTTTACATTATGAAGAAGTAGATATATCTCTTATTGCACCTCGTAAACGCGATTATTCTGCGAAAGGGGACAATTAA
- the sdhB gene encoding succinate dehydrogenase iron-sulfur subunit has protein sequence MVTATETKKVQFEILRQDTPESTPFWEKFEVNYRPNMNVISALMEIRQNPVNVDGKATTPVTWDMNCLEEVCGACSMVINGRPRQSCSALIDQLTQPIQLAPMKTFPVVRDLQVDRTRMFDSLKKVKAWVPIDGSYDLGEGPRMPERKRQWAYELSKCMTCGVCLEACPNVNSGSNFMGPAPLSQVRLFNAHPTGSMNKDERLNTIMGDGGLANCGNAQNCVVACPKGIPLTTSIAALNRDTTVQMFKDFFGSDHMVD, from the coding sequence ATGGTAACAGCAACTGAAACAAAAAAAGTCCAGTTTGAAATTTTACGTCAAGATACACCTGAATCTACACCATTTTGGGAAAAATTCGAAGTAAATTATCGACCAAATATGAATGTAATTTCTGCTTTAATGGAAATTCGTCAAAACCCTGTAAATGTTGATGGAAAAGCTACAACTCCTGTAACTTGGGATATGAACTGTTTAGAGGAAGTATGTGGAGCTTGTTCAATGGTTATCAATGGTCGTCCACGTCAATCTTGTTCGGCATTAATCGATCAATTGACACAACCGATTCAATTGGCACCAATGAAAACATTCCCAGTTGTTCGTGATCTTCAAGTGGATCGTACACGCATGTTCGATTCTTTGAAAAAAGTAAAAGCATGGGTTCCTATCGATGGTTCTTACGATCTTGGTGAAGGACCTCGTATGCCAGAACGCAAACGTCAATGGGCATATGAATTGTCTAAATGTATGACTTGTGGTGTATGTCTAGAAGCTTGTCCAAACGTAAACAGTGGTTCTAACTTTATGGGACCAGCACCGCTTTCACAAGTACGTTTATTTAATGCACATCCAACTGGTTCTATGAACAAGGATGAACGTTTAAATACAATTATGGGAGATGGTGGTCTTGCAAACTGTGGTAACGCACAAAACTGTGTTGTTGCTTGTCCAAAAGGTATCCCACTTACAACTTCTATCGCTGCATTGAACCGTGATACTACTGTTCAAATGTTCAAAGACTTCTTCGGAAGCGACCATATGGTTGATTAG
- a CDS encoding acyl-CoA thioesterase, which translates to MKAKYIEDSATWEQDFRFYSEVSVRFSETDMYGHLNNTVTFAYFEYARIEYFKHIQLMNDWLNPKGEKIPVVADLQCDYVKQVFFDELLHIYVKANSVGSSSVDIHYMAKNEKGEIVFTGRGSIVQIDKKTGRAAKWSEEEREVFQKSIN; encoded by the coding sequence ATGAAGGCTAAATACATAGAAGATAGTGCAACATGGGAGCAGGATTTTCGTTTTTATTCGGAGGTTAGTGTACGTTTTTCAGAAACGGACATGTATGGACATTTGAACAATACAGTTACATTTGCTTATTTTGAATATGCGCGAATTGAATACTTCAAGCATATTCAACTCATGAATGACTGGTTAAATCCAAAGGGAGAAAAAATTCCGGTAGTTGCTGATTTGCAATGTGATTATGTAAAACAAGTATTCTTTGATGAGTTGCTCCACATTTATGTGAAAGCAAATTCTGTTGGCTCATCCTCTGTGGATATACATTACATGGCAAAGAATGAAAAAGGTGAAATTGTCTTTACTGGTCGTGGATCCATAGTTCAAATTGATAAAAAAACTGGTCGTGCTGCAAAATGGTCTGAGGAGGAACGAGAAGTTTTTCAAAAGAGTATTAACTAG
- a CDS encoding helix-turn-helix domain-containing protein, with translation MYDNNQHRSILTSRERQIFQLLVEDNSTKEISALLSISEKTVRNHISNTIQKLGVSGRSQAIVELLRLGELSLN, from the coding sequence TTGTACGACAACAATCAGCATCGTTCGATTTTGACAAGTAGAGAACGTCAAATTTTTCAATTATTAGTAGAAGATAATTCTACAAAAGAAATTTCAGCTTTGTTATCAATAAGCGAGAAAACAGTTAGAAACCATATTTCAAATACAATACAAAAACTAGGAGTTTCGGGTAGGTCTCAAGCGATTGTAGAATTATTACGATTAGGTGAACTATCGTTGAATTGA
- a CDS encoding MarR family winged helix-turn-helix transcriptional regulator, whose protein sequence is MAEDINKAILDQEQVAFLEKELRHISGIIKQKGRQILSAYTITPPQFVALQWLLELGDMTIGDLSNKMYLAFSTTTDLIDRMEKSDLVKRIRDEQDRRVVRIHLLEEGARIIEEVIDKRQQYLEDVLQQFDHDEVANLSVLLEKLHQEMKN, encoded by the coding sequence ATGGCAGAGGATATTAATAAGGCAATATTAGATCAGGAGCAAGTTGCTTTTTTAGAAAAAGAGCTTCGACATATATCTGGAATCATTAAACAAAAGGGACGACAAATTTTAAGTGCCTACACTATTACGCCTCCACAGTTTGTAGCACTTCAATGGCTACTCGAGCTTGGCGATATGACTATCGGAGATTTATCCAATAAAATGTATTTAGCTTTTAGTACAACTACGGACTTAATTGATCGTATGGAAAAAAGTGACCTTGTGAAGCGTATAAGGGATGAACAAGACCGTCGTGTTGTTCGTATACATTTGTTAGAAGAGGGCGCACGAATTATAGAAGAGGTTATAGATAAACGACAGCAGTATTTAGAGGATGTACTTCAACAATTCGATCATGATGAAGTTGCAAATTTATCCGTATTATTAGAAAAATTACATCAAGAGATGAAGAACTGA
- the racE gene encoding glutamate racemase, which yields MKAPIGVIDSGVGGLTVAKEIMQLLPNEKIIYIGDTARCPYGPRTSEEVRKFTWQLANALAKMNIKMLVIACNTATAVALNSLSNKMPFPVIGVIFPGARAAIKATKSNEIVVLGTSGTIKSGAYEKAIASLNTSSKVIPLACPTFVPLVESNEYEGEFARNMVMETLTPLKKEQFDTVILGCTHYPLLQKHIEEAVGNHVNVLSSAEETAHDVKEYLNYHELNNPIKQKESPIFYTTGSVPIFKTIVEKWLEIPSADVRTISFK from the coding sequence GTGAAAGCCCCAATTGGTGTTATAGACTCTGGAGTTGGTGGGTTAACAGTTGCGAAAGAAATTATGCAATTACTACCGAATGAAAAAATAATTTACATTGGTGATACAGCCAGATGCCCGTATGGACCTAGAACAAGCGAAGAGGTCCGAAAATTTACGTGGCAGTTGGCTAATGCTTTAGCAAAAATGAATATCAAAATGCTAGTAATTGCGTGCAATACTGCTACTGCAGTAGCACTCAATTCATTAAGTAATAAGATGCCATTTCCTGTGATAGGTGTAATTTTTCCAGGAGCTCGAGCGGCGATTAAAGCAACAAAAAGTAATGAAATAGTAGTGCTAGGTACAAGCGGTACTATAAAAAGTGGTGCGTATGAGAAAGCTATTGCTTCTTTAAATACGTCTAGTAAAGTGATTCCACTAGCATGCCCCACATTTGTACCACTTGTAGAAAGTAATGAATACGAAGGTGAATTTGCTCGAAATATGGTAATGGAAACATTAACACCACTGAAGAAAGAGCAATTTGATACCGTCATTTTAGGTTGTACTCATTATCCACTTTTACAAAAGCATATTGAAGAGGCTGTTGGGAACCATGTAAATGTACTTTCTTCTGCGGAAGAAACTGCTCATGATGTAAAAGAATATTTAAATTACCATGAACTTAATAATCCGATTAAACAAAAAGAATCACCAATATTTTATACGACTGGCTCTGTGCCTATATTCAAAACGATCGTAGAGAAATGGTTGGAAATACCGAGTGCAGACGTTCGAACAATTTCATTCAAATGA
- a CDS encoding XTP/dITP diphosphatase, which yields MKQIIIATKNKGKAKDFEALFNPLGYEVKTLHDVAEEMDIEETGTTFEENALLKATSLANHLQTMVIADDSGLEIDALDGRPGIYSARYAGEEKSDEANIEKVLKELEGIKETEKTARFVCAIAVASPNKEPFTVRGTCEGVIGTERKGTNGFGYDPIFYVPSEQKMMAELTVEQKGAISHRGNAIKKLSLGLKEIISEG from the coding sequence TTGAAACAGATAATAATAGCAACTAAAAATAAAGGAAAAGCAAAAGACTTTGAAGCGTTGTTTAACCCCCTAGGATATGAAGTTAAAACGCTCCATGATGTGGCGGAAGAAATGGATATAGAAGAAACAGGTACAACCTTTGAAGAAAATGCATTATTAAAAGCTACTTCCTTAGCAAACCATTTACAAACGATGGTTATTGCAGATGACAGTGGTTTAGAGATTGACGCACTTGATGGGCGACCAGGTATCTATTCTGCACGTTATGCAGGCGAAGAGAAAAGTGATGAGGCAAATATCGAAAAAGTGCTAAAAGAGCTAGAAGGCATCAAAGAAACCGAAAAAACAGCACGATTTGTATGTGCTATTGCAGTTGCATCCCCAAACAAAGAGCCTTTCACTGTCAGAGGAACATGTGAGGGAGTCATTGGGACCGAAAGAAAAGGGACGAATGGATTTGGATATGACCCAATCTTTTATGTTCCTTCCGAACAAAAAATGATGGCAGAACTAACAGTGGAGCAAAAGGGAGCAATTTCTCATCGAGGCAATGCGATAAAAAAACTTTCATTGGGTCTGAAAGAAATAATTTCTGAAGGATAG
- a CDS encoding metallophosphoesterase family protein: protein MKLLIMSDTHNTTNTMEQVLEQHQQEVDAIIHCGDSELDANYFYDTPIHVVRGNCDIDDRFPLEELFSVQDAKVLVVHGHKYNVKSTLMPLFYRAQEVQASVVCFGHSHLLGAEMQEGILFINPGSLQQPRGRKEKSYAIAEKSGDFWSVLFYSDEHILLEKVTL from the coding sequence ATGAAGCTATTAATAATGAGTGATACACATAATACAACCAACACAATGGAACAGGTGTTGGAGCAACACCAACAGGAAGTGGATGCGATTATCCATTGTGGGGATAGTGAGTTAGATGCAAATTACTTTTATGATACTCCTATTCATGTTGTTCGTGGAAATTGTGATATAGATGATCGATTTCCTCTAGAGGAATTGTTTTCTGTCCAGGATGCCAAAGTACTTGTAGTTCATGGTCATAAATACAATGTTAAATCGACTCTAATGCCCCTTTTTTATCGAGCGCAGGAGGTACAAGCCTCAGTAGTTTGCTTTGGTCATTCGCATTTATTAGGGGCAGAAATGCAGGAGGGTATATTATTTATCAATCCTGGTAGTCTTCAGCAACCTCGTGGACGTAAAGAAAAAAGCTATGCAATAGCTGAAAAAAGCGGTGATTTTTGGTCAGTTCTGTTTTATTCAGATGAACATATACTGCTAGAAAAAGTAACTTTATAA
- a CDS encoding sensor histidine kinase, with the protein MNKLKNIPLQTKILGLISTLIFLIIILLASIFAYLQSVDTRNHVEQLALQSAKSISLMPELRDAIEKQELETHFRPIAEQVKDQVQAANIIIENREGIIYSHVNPSLVGQKTLDDTGYLALIFGGSNNFEVERKQGSVLTGKVPIITDYGDYTQVIGTVSVEFLERDIYQSIYQRIKIIIVASLVVLLLGIIGGIFLTKSIRNDTLGLEPHEIASLYRERSAILLSVKEGIIAIDENGLLTLINHSAKSMLNLNTEDFIGQHIQHVLPDIKMDDVLQTGKTAHNVEVLIIEKVFIFNLIPIIENGNVVGVVSSFRDKTELKKLMNTITEVRGYSEGLRAQTHEYANKLYLLSGLLQLERYEDALEFIQKESINHQHQNQILFNQIHDANVQAILLGKLGKASEKKIILDIDAESYVDPLPSHIEVTDIVTIIGNLIDNAFDAVAHQNEKKVAFSITGLGNDIIIEVIDNGKGISEDLLESLFTLGYSSKGENRGYGLFNVKRIVELLGGTIEVSNERNGGSIFTVYLPKNGFGIESGVEESD; encoded by the coding sequence ATGAATAAACTTAAAAATATTCCATTACAAACTAAAATATTAGGACTAATTAGTACGCTAATTTTTTTAATCATTATTCTACTTGCAAGCATATTTGCTTACCTTCAATCTGTTGATACAAGGAATCATGTGGAACAATTAGCTTTGCAATCGGCAAAGTCTATTTCCCTCATGCCTGAGCTTAGGGATGCTATTGAAAAACAAGAATTAGAAACCCATTTTCGACCAATTGCTGAGCAGGTAAAGGATCAGGTGCAAGCGGCAAATATTATCATCGAAAATCGAGAGGGTATCATTTATTCACATGTAAATCCAAGTCTGGTCGGTCAGAAGACTTTAGATGATACAGGTTATCTGGCGTTAATTTTTGGGGGTTCTAATAATTTTGAAGTAGAGCGGAAGCAAGGTTCAGTTTTAACTGGGAAGGTACCTATTATTACGGATTATGGAGATTATACTCAGGTGATTGGAACAGTATCTGTCGAGTTTTTGGAAAGGGATATTTATCAGAGTATTTATCAACGCATTAAAATTATTATCGTTGCTTCATTGGTTGTTTTACTGTTGGGAATCATCGGCGGTATTTTTCTAACAAAAAGTATTAGAAACGATACATTGGGACTGGAACCACATGAAATTGCTTCTTTGTATAGGGAAAGAAGTGCAATTCTTTTATCCGTTAAAGAAGGAATTATAGCTATTGATGAAAATGGATTATTAACTTTAATCAATCATTCTGCAAAGTCTATGTTGAATCTAAACACGGAAGACTTTATAGGTCAGCATATTCAGCATGTCCTTCCAGATATAAAAATGGATGATGTGCTACAGACAGGAAAGACTGCTCATAATGTTGAGGTGTTGATCATTGAAAAAGTTTTCATCTTTAACTTAATACCAATTATTGAAAATGGGAATGTTGTAGGTGTCGTTTCTAGTTTCCGGGATAAAACTGAACTAAAAAAGCTTATGAATACAATAACGGAGGTTCGAGGTTATTCAGAAGGGCTTCGTGCGCAAACACATGAGTACGCCAATAAATTATATTTGTTATCAGGATTATTACAATTAGAACGGTATGAGGACGCATTAGAATTTATTCAAAAAGAGTCTATCAATCATCAGCATCAAAACCAAATATTATTTAATCAAATTCATGATGCAAATGTCCAAGCTATTTTGTTAGGGAAACTTGGAAAAGCGTCAGAGAAGAAGATTATCCTTGATATTGATGCTGAGAGTTATGTAGATCCCTTACCTAGCCATATTGAGGTAACAGATATCGTTACAATCATAGGGAATCTTATTGATAATGCATTTGATGCCGTTGCACATCAGAACGAGAAAAAAGTGGCTTTTTCCATTACGGGGCTTGGAAACGATATAATTATTGAAGTAATAGACAACGGAAAAGGAATTTCAGAAGACTTGTTAGAGTCTTTGTTTACTTTAGGATACTCCTCTAAGGGTGAAAATAGGGGATATGGTCTATTCAATGTTAAACGCATTGTAGAATTATTAGGTGGAACAATTGAAGTGAGTAATGAACGAAATGGAGGGTCTATTTTTACAGTTTACCTTCCGAAAAATGGTTTTGGGATAGAGTCAGGAGTGGAAGAAAGTGATTAA
- a CDS encoding response regulator, whose product MIKVVIAEDDFRIAQVQEQFLQKITGVQLVGKALNAKETMELLSENEVDLLLLDIYLPDELGTDLLSKIREMYPTIDIIMVTAATERTMLEKAVRYGVSNYLLKPVTMKKFVETIEGYKGKKELLRSSDEMDQTMIDRLFGITNPSTIMQKDLPTGVDRHTLEKIKGVVEELRGVSIDEMSEKMGVSRTTARRYLEYLVSIDVCTAKHEYGIVGRPQRKYYLIE is encoded by the coding sequence GTGATTAAGGTTGTAATTGCAGAGGACGATTTTCGAATTGCACAAGTTCAAGAGCAGTTTTTACAAAAGATAACGGGTGTACAACTGGTCGGGAAGGCGCTAAATGCGAAAGAAACAATGGAACTTTTAAGTGAAAATGAAGTGGATCTACTTTTATTAGATATCTATTTGCCTGATGAACTTGGAACAGATTTATTATCGAAAATCAGAGAGATGTATCCGACTATTGATATTATTATGGTGACTGCTGCAACGGAAAGAACCATGCTTGAAAAAGCTGTCAGATATGGTGTATCAAATTATTTATTGAAGCCGGTAACAATGAAGAAATTTGTTGAAACAATTGAAGGTTATAAAGGAAAGAAAGAATTACTTAGAAGTAGTGACGAAATGGATCAGACGATGATTGATCGATTATTTGGAATCACTAATCCATCAACAATCATGCAAAAAGATCTCCCAACAGGCGTTGATCGCCATACTTTAGAGAAAATAAAAGGGGTAGTGGAAGAACTTAGAGGCGTTTCCATTGATGAAATGAGTGAAAAGATGGGCGTATCTCGAACAACTGCAAGAAGGTATTTAGAGTATCTCGTTTCGATAGATGTCTGCACAGCAAAGCATGAATATGGAATAGTAGGAAGACCTCAGAGGAAATATTACCTTATAGAATAA
- a CDS encoding tripartite tricarboxylate transporter substrate binding protein, translating to MRIKLMVVFTLFVTLLTGCSPEDNQEVITDEVRIVAGSIGGGWDLTARAIQDVLMSENLVDEDIHVLNKIGAGGELGWKYTKQQKDHVLAINSSLLITNHLLGQSKITYKDFTPIAILATEWEVVIVSKDSSISSAKSLMENLKETPSEYKIGVSPRLGNDDQLSFVLAGKQAGLQPEELDFFIYENSAQVVDALLKKQIDVATMTLAEAKKYYDLNQVKMLVISSDERLTELPEIPTWSEEGIDLVFEHWRGIMGPPNMTKEEIRFWDRTIEKMVRTEEWQQMLQKYMWKDFYKDSSETSKFLEEQDKMYEDLMKVYGEY from the coding sequence ATGAGGATAAAATTAATGGTCGTTTTCACACTTTTTGTCACGCTCTTAACCGGGTGTTCACCAGAAGACAACCAGGAAGTGATTACAGACGAAGTAAGGATTGTAGCTGGATCAATTGGTGGAGGATGGGACTTAACCGCACGAGCTATACAAGACGTTCTAATGAGCGAAAACTTAGTTGACGAGGATATTCATGTGCTCAATAAAATTGGAGCTGGTGGAGAGTTAGGGTGGAAATATACAAAACAGCAAAAAGATCATGTATTAGCTATCAATTCCAGCTTGCTTATTACTAATCATTTATTAGGTCAAAGTAAGATAACCTATAAAGATTTTACACCAATAGCCATTTTGGCTACAGAATGGGAGGTCGTAATCGTTTCAAAGGATTCAAGCATAAGCAGTGCAAAAAGCTTAATGGAAAATTTGAAAGAAACACCTTCTGAATATAAAATTGGCGTTTCTCCAAGATTAGGGAACGACGATCAGCTCTCATTTGTATTAGCTGGCAAACAAGCTGGATTGCAACCCGAAGAACTGGACTTTTTTATATACGAAAATAGTGCTCAAGTAGTGGATGCATTATTAAAAAAGCAAATAGATGTTGCCACAATGACTTTAGCAGAGGCAAAAAAGTATTATGATTTAAACCAAGTGAAAATGCTTGTTATCTCATCTGATGAAAGATTAACAGAACTTCCTGAAATCCCTACATGGTCAGAAGAAGGGATAGACTTAGTTTTTGAACATTGGCGCGGTATTATGGGACCGCCTAATATGACGAAGGAAGAAATTCGTTTTTGGGATAGGACGATTGAAAAAATGGTGCGGACAGAGGAATGGCAACAAATGCTACAGAAATATATGTGGAAAGACTTTTATAAGGATAGCAGTGAAACTTCTAAATTCCTAGAAGAGCAGGACAAGATGTATGAGGATTTAATGAAGGTTTATGGAGAATACTAA